Proteins co-encoded in one Bremerella sp. TYQ1 genomic window:
- the hisB gene encoding imidazoleglycerol-phosphate dehydratase HisB: MTRIAKIERDTTETQIKLELNLDGSGNFSGSTGVGFFDHMLQLFTRHGCFDLNVDVKGDLHVDQHHTVEDTGICIGQAIREAIGDKMGIRRYGHFTLPMEETLCSTVWDLSGRYYLVFNAPFTTEKIGEFDTELVEDFWQALAANALCNFHVNIHYGRNNHHISEAIFKCAARSLRMAVEHDPRSPGVPSTKGTLNS, from the coding sequence ATGACTCGCATTGCCAAAATCGAACGCGACACGACCGAAACGCAAATCAAACTCGAGCTGAACCTCGACGGCTCCGGGAACTTCTCCGGCAGCACCGGCGTCGGTTTCTTCGACCACATGCTGCAGCTGTTCACGCGGCATGGCTGCTTCGACTTGAATGTCGACGTAAAGGGCGACTTGCACGTCGATCAGCATCACACCGTCGAAGACACCGGAATCTGCATCGGGCAGGCCATTCGCGAAGCAATCGGCGACAAGATGGGCATTCGCCGTTATGGCCACTTCACGCTGCCGATGGAAGAAACACTCTGCAGCACGGTGTGGGATTTAAGTGGCCGGTATTACCTGGTTTTCAATGCACCGTTCACGACCGAAAAGATCGGCGAGTTCGACACCGAATTGGTCGAAGACTTCTGGCAAGCCCTCGCCGCCAACGCGCTGTGCAACTTCCACGTGAACATTCACTATGGTCGCAACAACCACCACATCTCGGAAGCGATCTTCAAGTGCGCCGCTCGCAGCCTTCGCATGGCGGTCGAGCACGATCCACGTTCCCCTGGCGTACCGAGCACCAAGGGCACGTTGAACTCGTAG